The genome window AACGAATTTTTGACCAAAATCAATTCAAAATTGATAATGAAGGAAATATTTCAGTAGTGTTTCATTTATTAAATGAAGAAACCAAAATAACAACAAAAAGCTATTCGGCTGACATTCCATTCAATGCAGCTGGTTTAAAAAACATTAAAGCACTTGAGGCAAATTCTTCTCAAGACGAAGTTGTTGACCAAATGTCGCACGGGCGTTTTTACAAAACACTTCAAGACTATATTGATGATAATCCCATACCAGGTGTTAGAATTAAAAATGGCAGTTTTAGCGCATCATTATTTACCAGTGCAGATTTCAAATTAATTGATGATGCGGGCAATCTAAAAAAAGAGGATTCCAAAAAGTTGCCTTCAGAATTATTTACATACAAAAGAAACAATTACGAATCGCCCCATCTCGTAAGAATCATTGATAATAAGCCATATATTGTTTTGGCTGCTGGTAAATTAAATTATTATGCATTATATAAAAATCAAGAAAAACTCTATTATTCTGAAGGCTGGGATGGTGAACTACAAAAATTTAAAGGAAAACATTTAGAAAAATACTTAGAGAAACACAATTTACTGGATGCTTATAAAAAGGATAAACCCAGAAGAGAGTTTAGTGATGATGTAAATGGATACTTCAATAAAACAATCAACTGGCAAGTCAAATATTTTAATTTACTTAACAAAAAAATGTAATAAAAGAAGTCCCTTTAACAGCAGTCCAGGATTCACAATCCATCTGTTTTCTTTTGATCTTATTCAGAATATACCGGGCAATTAACACCATCCATAAGACATTATATGCAACATCTAATTTCTTTAAACAACAGATCTCCCAAAACAGGAAAAGAATGTTTTTTTGCCCCTAATAGTTTTCTGGTGGGCGATGTAATTTGTGGGGATCAATGTAGTTTTTGGTTCAATACTGTTGTACGGGGAGATGTAAATAGCATCATTATGGGAGACAGGGTAAATATACAGGACGGAGCTGTTGTCCATTGCACGTACCAAAAAACAAAGACCACAATTGGCAATGATGTTTCTATAGGCCACAATGCTATTGTGCATGGTTGTCAACTTGGAAACAATGTTTTGGTAGGTATGGGTGCCATTATAATGGACAATGCCATTGTAGGAGATAATGCATTGATAGCTGCCGGGGCTGTTGTTTTAGAAGGCACTGAAATTCCTGAAGGCACTGTTTTTGCTGGTGTCCCGGCAAAATTGGTCAAACAATTGCCTCCAGAAACTTTTGAGGATACGAACCAGCGTATTGCCCGCAATTACATAAAATATGCCGGCTGGTACAAGGTTTAATGCAGGTCAAATCTTGGCGCATCTTCTAATTCCATGTCCCAGTTGCCACGGATGTTGATTTGCTCCGGATAGATATAAACGGGTTCGGGTTGTGTTTTCAGCTCAATATTTCCCGATGTCCAGCGTCTGTTTCTGTCTTTGTCTAAAATTACCCTAAACTGCAAGTTACCCGGCTTTAGGTATTTCCAGGATTTCTGAAAAGTTTCCTGTCCGGAAAAAACAATTTTGTCGATTACCTTACTTTCTCTAAT of Chitinophagales bacterium contains these proteins:
- a CDS encoding gamma carbonic anhydrase family protein → MQHLISLNNRSPKTGKECFFAPNSFLVGDVICGDQCSFWFNTVVRGDVNSIIMGDRVNIQDGAVVHCTYQKTKTTIGNDVSIGHNAIVHGCQLGNNVLVGMGAIIMDNAIVGDNALIAAGAVVLEGTEIPEGTVFAGVPAKLVKQLPPETFEDTNQRIARNYIKYAGWYKV